A region from the Streptosporangium sp. NBC_01756 genome encodes:
- a CDS encoding general stress protein — protein MRPEPTLTARETVATYGTYEEAQRAVDSLSDQRFPVEHTSIVGVDLRLVENVLGRLTYLRAAGMGAATGAWIGLLIGLFLAIFTPGRFPFLLVLWALIWGAIAGAIFGLIGHAMTGGKRDFLSSSAIVANRYEIIVSADHAAEARRLLNVGTSQTGVPQTPTPQAPQF, from the coding sequence ATGCGACCTGAGCCCACTCTGACCGCCCGTGAAACGGTGGCGACCTACGGCACCTACGAAGAGGCCCAGCGGGCCGTGGACAGCCTGTCGGACCAGCGGTTCCCGGTCGAGCACACCAGTATCGTCGGAGTCGATCTCCGGCTCGTCGAAAACGTGCTCGGGCGACTGACCTACTTGCGCGCGGCCGGGATGGGTGCCGCGACGGGCGCGTGGATCGGCCTGCTGATCGGCCTGTTCCTCGCCATCTTCACCCCCGGGCGGTTCCCCTTCCTCCTGGTGCTGTGGGCACTCATCTGGGGTGCCATCGCGGGGGCGATCTTCGGATTGATCGGTCACGCGATGACCGGCGGCAAGCGGGACTTCCTGTCGTCCAGCGCGATAGTCGCCAACCGTTACGAGATCATCGTCTCGGCCGACCACGCGGCGGAGGCACGCAGGCTCCTCAATGTCGGCACTTCCCAGACCGGTGTTCCGCAGACTCCCACGCCCCAGGCCCCGCAGTTCTAG
- a CDS encoding DnaJ C-terminal domain-containing protein: MATATRDFYESLGVPRGASQEEIQRAYRKLARTYHPDVNKDPGAEDRFKEISEAYSVLSDPETRRRYDAFGADFRQVPEDVDPETWARARAGRGRRAGAGAGPGGPAGFGEGVDFEDLLEGLFSGRAGRAGRAGRGWGPIPGADQEAEIALTVEEAYRGGRRSITVGGRRIDVNIPAGVTDGQRIRLAGQGGRGSEGAAAGDLYLIVRITPHSRYRVEGRDIHVQLPISPWEAALGASVAVDTPGGDAKVKVPPGTSSGRRLRLRGRGMPNPRGTPGDLFAEVKIVVPHTLSDEERRLFEQLAAISAFDPRRRR, translated from the coding sequence ATGGCCACCGCGACCCGAGACTTCTACGAGAGCCTCGGGGTGCCGAGAGGCGCGAGCCAGGAGGAGATCCAGCGCGCCTACCGCAAGCTCGCGCGGACCTACCACCCCGACGTCAACAAGGACCCGGGTGCCGAGGACCGCTTCAAGGAGATCTCCGAGGCGTACAGCGTCCTGTCCGATCCCGAGACGCGCCGCCGCTACGACGCGTTCGGCGCTGATTTCCGCCAGGTGCCCGAGGACGTGGACCCGGAGACCTGGGCGCGTGCCAGAGCCGGGCGGGGCAGACGGGCCGGAGCCGGAGCGGGCCCGGGCGGGCCGGCGGGCTTCGGGGAGGGGGTCGACTTCGAGGATCTCCTGGAAGGGCTGTTCTCCGGCCGGGCGGGGCGGGCGGGCCGGGCGGGGCGGGGCTGGGGGCCGATCCCCGGCGCCGACCAGGAGGCCGAGATCGCGTTGACCGTGGAGGAGGCCTACCGGGGCGGTCGCCGCTCGATCACCGTGGGGGGCCGCCGGATCGATGTCAACATTCCGGCGGGAGTGACCGACGGGCAGCGCATCCGGCTGGCCGGGCAGGGTGGCCGGGGCAGTGAGGGAGCCGCCGCGGGAGACCTGTACCTGATCGTCAGGATCACGCCGCACTCCCGCTACCGGGTCGAGGGGCGTGACATCCACGTCCAGCTCCCGATCAGCCCGTGGGAGGCGGCGCTCGGCGCGTCCGTCGCCGTCGACACCCCGGGCGGTGACGCCAAGGTGAAGGTGCCGCCCGGGACCTCCAGCGGCAGGAGACTGCGGCTGCGAGGCCGGGGGATGCCGAACCCGCGCGGCACGCCGGGAGACCTGTTCGCCGAGGTGAAGATCGTGGTTCCGCACACTCTGTCAGACGAGGAACGGCGATTGTTCGAGCAGCTCGCCGCGATCTCGGCCTTCGACCCGAGGAGGCGGCGATGA
- a CDS encoding nucleotide exchange factor GrpE — MSDASEREEAVPGTAEDAPPDVAELQARSTDLEDRWRRALADLDNLRKRVSRDADRVRAEERARAAAEWLPVLDNLERALEHVEGDPSSIVEGLRAIRDQAVDVLARLGFPRRDDAGTEFDPARHEAVATLAQEGVPEGTVLHVVRPAYGDGEQQLRPALVVVAKEE, encoded by the coding sequence ATGAGTGACGCGTCCGAGCGGGAGGAGGCCGTCCCGGGGACCGCCGAGGACGCGCCCCCGGACGTGGCTGAGCTCCAGGCCCGGAGCACCGATCTGGAGGACCGGTGGCGGCGTGCCCTGGCCGACCTGGACAACCTGCGCAAGCGCGTCAGTCGCGACGCGGACCGGGTACGGGCCGAGGAGCGGGCGCGGGCGGCCGCCGAATGGCTGCCCGTGCTGGACAACCTGGAACGCGCGCTGGAGCACGTCGAAGGCGATCCGTCCTCCATCGTCGAGGGGTTGCGGGCGATCAGGGACCAGGCGGTGGACGTGCTCGCCCGGCTGGGGTTCCCACGCCGTGACGACGCCGGTACGGAGTTCGACCCGGCCAGGCACGAGGCGGTGGCCACGCTCGCGCAGGAGGGCGTGCCCGAGGGGACGGTCCTCCACGTGGTGCGGCCCGCCTACGGAGACGGTGAACAGCAGCTGCGGCCCGCGCTGGTCGTGGTGGCCAAGGAGGAATGA
- the dnaK gene encoding molecular chaperone DnaK, translating to MARAVGIDLGTTNSVIATMEGNQPTVIPNAEGSRTTPSVVAFTEQGERLVGQLARRQAILNPKGTIYSAKRFIGRRYDEVTSEMNAVSFDVVAGPDGAVRFKVHGKEYAPEEIAAQVLRKLVDDASKFLGEKVTEAVITVPAYFNDSQRQATKDAGKIAGLEVLRIVNEPTAAALAYGLDRKENETVLVFDLGGGTFDVSILTIGDGVVEVRSTSGDTHLGGDDFDRRIVDYLADEFQRDTGIDLRGDPQALQRLFEAAEKAKVELSSVAQTQISLPFITADASGPKHLNTTLRRATFEEITADLLERCKGPVEQAMADAKLTSNDIDEVILVGGSTRMPAVQNLVRRMTGGKEPNMTVNPDEVVALGAAVQAAVIKGELQDVVLLDVTPLSLGIETLGGIMTKVIERNTTIPARRTEVFSTAEDNQSAVDVSVLQGERERAADNRALGRFRLENIRPAPRGEPQVEVTFDVDANGIVNVSAKDKDTGAEQRITISESSTLDQSEVERMVSDAEQHRDEDMRLRQTVDARNELDSAAYQVERRLNELGDAVPVHEKARAEMLVNDAREAVKQQDTPLDRLRSLTSELQQIYQSLAAVSAGQPAGSAQGAQGAQGAQGSQGAQGGSGDDDVIDAEFTTDE from the coding sequence ATGGCTAGAGCTGTCGGGATCGACCTCGGCACCACCAACTCGGTGATCGCCACGATGGAGGGCAACCAGCCCACGGTCATCCCCAACGCCGAGGGATCCCGGACGACGCCGTCGGTCGTGGCCTTCACCGAGCAGGGCGAGCGCCTGGTCGGGCAGTTGGCCAGACGCCAGGCCATCCTCAACCCCAAGGGGACGATCTATTCGGCCAAGCGGTTCATCGGCCGCCGTTACGACGAGGTCACCAGCGAGATGAACGCCGTGTCGTTCGACGTGGTGGCCGGGCCGGACGGGGCGGTGCGCTTCAAGGTTCACGGCAAGGAGTACGCGCCGGAGGAGATCGCCGCGCAGGTGCTGCGCAAACTCGTCGACGACGCCTCGAAGTTCCTCGGGGAGAAGGTGACCGAGGCCGTCATCACGGTGCCCGCCTACTTCAACGATTCCCAGCGCCAGGCGACCAAGGACGCCGGGAAGATCGCGGGCCTGGAAGTGCTGCGGATCGTCAACGAGCCGACCGCGGCCGCCCTCGCCTACGGACTGGACCGCAAGGAGAACGAGACCGTGCTGGTCTTCGACCTGGGCGGCGGGACGTTCGACGTCAGCATCCTCACCATCGGTGACGGCGTCGTCGAGGTACGGTCGACCTCGGGTGACACCCACCTGGGCGGTGACGACTTCGATCGGCGCATCGTCGACTATCTCGCCGACGAGTTCCAGCGGGACACCGGCATCGACCTGCGCGGCGACCCCCAGGCGCTGCAACGGCTGTTCGAGGCGGCGGAGAAGGCCAAGGTCGAGTTGTCCTCGGTCGCCCAGACGCAGATCAGCCTGCCCTTCATCACGGCGGACGCCTCGGGGCCCAAGCACCTGAACACCACGCTGCGGCGGGCGACCTTCGAGGAGATCACCGCCGATCTCCTGGAACGCTGCAAGGGACCGGTCGAGCAGGCGATGGCCGACGCCAAACTCACCTCCAACGACATCGACGAGGTGATCCTGGTGGGCGGTTCGACCAGGATGCCCGCCGTGCAGAACCTTGTCCGCCGGATGACCGGCGGCAAGGAGCCGAACATGACGGTCAATCCCGACGAGGTCGTGGCGCTGGGCGCCGCGGTGCAGGCGGCCGTCATCAAGGGCGAACTTCAGGACGTCGTCCTGCTGGACGTGACGCCGCTCTCGCTCGGCATCGAGACGCTCGGCGGGATCATGACCAAGGTCATCGAGCGCAACACGACGATCCCCGCCCGCCGTACCGAGGTGTTCAGCACCGCCGAGGACAATCAGAGCGCCGTCGACGTCTCGGTGCTTCAGGGGGAGCGCGAGCGAGCCGCCGACAACCGGGCGCTGGGCCGGTTCCGGCTGGAGAACATCAGACCCGCGCCGCGCGGCGAGCCCCAGGTGGAGGTGACCTTCGACGTCGACGCGAACGGCATCGTGAACGTCTCGGCCAAGGACAAGGACACGGGTGCCGAGCAGCGCATCACCATCAGCGAGAGCTCCACCCTCGACCAGAGCGAGGTCGAGCGCATGGTCTCCGACGCCGAGCAGCACCGTGACGAGGACATGCGGCTGCGGCAGACGGTCGACGCGCGAAACGAGCTCGACAGCGCCGCCTACCAGGTGGAGCGGCGGCTGAACGAGCTGGGGGACGCGGTGCCCGTCCATGAGAAGGCGCGGGCGGAGATGCTGGTGAACGATGCCCGTGAGGCGGTCAAGCAGCAGGACACACCGCTCGACCGGCTCCGGTCCCTGACCTCCGAGCTGCAGCAGATCTACCAGAGTCTCGCCGCCGTCTCCGCCGGTCAGCCGGCCGGGAGCGCGCAGGGCGCCCAGGGAGCCCAGGGCGCCCAGGGGAGCCAGGGCGCTCAGGGCGGGAGCGGGGACGACGACGTCATCGACGCGGAGTTCACGACCGATGAGTGA
- a CDS encoding FAD-dependent oxidoreductase, producing MDAFAETPDHHGAFPRLSDEQIARFAPYGVRKPTRTGDVLLREGESGSDFFVILSGKVAVIQDERVARVHGPGRFLGELGMLTGQKEFTTVVVCEAGEVLAVPTWRLRQIVTHDPELGDLILRAFMIRRSMLISSGAGLRIIGSRYSPDTRRLRQFVARNRFPYRWIDLEEDKAAEALVHNLGIPAAETPVVILGGTQVLRNPSNAALAHAIGLPAPSVPEDVFDLVIVGAGPAGLAAGVYGASEGLRTVVLDAVAIGGQAGTSSCIENYLGFPAGIPGGELAERAVIQARKFGAHLGVPAEATSLKRQDGHYVVGLRDAPSIEGRTVVLATGARYRKLDVPRLADFEGYGIYYAATLTEAGFCRGEPVVVVGGGNSAGQATIFLSEHAVSVRLLVRGDDLAKSMSRYLIDRIENNSKVEVMLHTEVREFLGTRALEAVVAEDTHAGQRLRLDTRAVFVFIGADPCTAWLASEIALDDKGFVLTGFPDGLPLETSLPGIFAVGDVRSQSVKRVASAVGEGSMAIRLIHEHFTRQGEVR from the coding sequence ATGGACGCGTTCGCCGAGACACCCGATCACCACGGGGCCTTTCCCCGGCTGAGCGACGAGCAGATCGCCAGGTTCGCGCCCTACGGAGTCCGGAAGCCCACCCGGACGGGTGACGTCCTGCTCCGTGAGGGCGAGAGCGGCTCCGACTTCTTCGTCATCCTGTCGGGGAAGGTGGCCGTCATCCAGGACGAGCGGGTCGCGCGGGTACACGGGCCGGGCCGTTTCCTCGGCGAGCTCGGGATGCTCACCGGCCAGAAGGAGTTCACGACGGTGGTCGTCTGCGAGGCGGGCGAGGTCCTGGCGGTCCCCACCTGGCGCCTGCGGCAGATCGTCACCCACGATCCGGAACTGGGGGATCTGATCCTGCGGGCCTTCATGATCCGCCGCTCGATGCTCATCAGCAGCGGGGCGGGGCTGAGGATCATCGGCTCCCGCTACTCGCCGGACACCCGGCGGCTGCGGCAGTTCGTCGCCCGCAACAGGTTCCCGTACCGGTGGATCGACCTGGAGGAGGACAAGGCGGCCGAGGCGCTGGTGCACAACCTCGGCATACCGGCGGCCGAGACGCCGGTCGTGATCCTGGGCGGGACCCAGGTCCTGCGCAATCCCAGCAACGCCGCACTGGCCCACGCCATCGGCCTGCCGGCGCCGTCCGTGCCGGAGGACGTCTTCGACCTCGTCATCGTGGGGGCCGGGCCGGCGGGTCTGGCCGCCGGGGTGTACGGGGCATCGGAGGGATTGCGCACCGTGGTGCTCGACGCGGTCGCGATCGGCGGGCAGGCGGGCACCTCGTCGTGCATCGAGAACTACCTCGGCTTCCCCGCCGGGATCCCCGGTGGGGAGCTCGCCGAGCGGGCCGTCATCCAGGCCAGGAAGTTCGGCGCGCATCTCGGTGTGCCCGCCGAGGCCACCTCACTCAAGCGGCAGGACGGGCACTACGTCGTCGGGCTGCGCGACGCGCCCTCGATCGAGGGCCGCACGGTCGTGCTCGCCACCGGGGCGCGCTACCGCAAGCTCGACGTGCCACGGCTGGCGGACTTCGAGGGCTACGGGATCTACTACGCCGCGACCCTGACCGAGGCCGGGTTCTGCCGGGGCGAGCCGGTGGTGGTCGTGGGCGGCGGGAACTCGGCGGGACAGGCGACGATCTTCCTGTCCGAGCACGCCGTGTCGGTGCGCCTGCTCGTCCGCGGTGACGACCTCGCGAAGAGCATGTCGCGCTATCTCATCGACCGGATCGAGAACAACTCCAAGGTGGAGGTGATGCTCCATACCGAGGTGCGCGAATTCCTCGGCACCCGTGCGCTGGAAGCCGTCGTGGCCGAGGACACGCACGCCGGGCAGCGGCTGCGCCTGGACACGCGGGCCGTATTCGTCTTCATCGGCGCCGATCCCTGCACCGCCTGGCTCGCCTCCGAGATCGCCCTCGACGACAAGGGATTCGTCCTCACCGGCTTCCCCGACGGCCTGCCCCTGGAAACCAGCCTGCCGGGGATCTTCGCGGTGGGCGACGTCAGAAGCCAGTCGGTCAAGCGGGTCGCCTCCGCGGTGGGGGAGGGCTCCATGGCGATCCGGTTGATCCACGAGCACTTCACGCGTCAGGGGGAAGTGCGCTGA
- the clpB gene encoding ATP-dependent chaperone ClpB, which translates to MDVNQLTQKSQEALHDAQTKALRFGHTEVDGEHLLLALLDQPEGLIPRLLVQADIDLERLIADLEAELSRRPRVSGPGVDPGQVRVTQRLSRLLETAKREADRLKDEYVSVEHLLVALLEEGDESAAGRLLHQQGLTRDAFLRELTAVRGNQRVTSAMPEVAYEALAKYGRDLVADAAAGKLDPVIGRDSEIRRTIQILSRKSKNNPVLVGDPGVGKTAIVEGLAQRISNGDVPEGLRDKTVFSLDMGALVAGAKYRGEFEERLKAVLTEVVAAEGRILLFVDEVHTVVGAGAAEGSMDAGNMLKPMLARGELHMIGATTLQEYRKYIEKDAALERRFQPVMVDEPSVEDAVSILRGLRERLEVFHGVTIQDAALVAAVVLSHRYISDRFLPDKAIDLVDEACAMLRTEIDSMPAELDELTRRVMRLEIEEAALAKEEDQPSRSRLEELRRELADLRAEADSMRAQWEAERQALRAVQTLREEIEHVRTEAERAERDYDLNRAAELRHGRLPELERRLQAEEERLRTKQGAGRLLREVVTEDEIAMIVSRWTGIPVNRLQEGEREKLLRLDEILHERVIGQDEAVRLVADAVIRARSGIKDPRRPIGSFIFLGPTGVGKTELAKALATALFDTEDNMVRIDMSEYQERHTVSRLVGAPPGYVGYDEGGQLTEAVRRKPYSVVLFDEVEKAHPDVFNTLLQVLDDGRLTDAQGRTVDFRNTVLIMTSNLGSMYLLEGVTPSGEIKHDAQEQVMAELRSHFRPEFLNRIDDIVIFKPLTLQEIERIVELMFGELRTRLDERGVGLEVSAEARAYIAERGYDPVYGARPLRRFIAREVETRIGRALLTGAVDEGGVVRVDLAQGELVVTYG; encoded by the coding sequence GTGGACGTGAACCAGCTGACCCAGAAGTCGCAGGAGGCGCTGCACGACGCGCAGACCAAGGCTCTTCGTTTCGGGCACACCGAGGTCGACGGTGAGCACCTGCTGCTGGCGCTGCTCGACCAGCCGGAGGGTCTGATCCCTCGCCTGCTCGTCCAGGCCGACATCGATCTGGAGCGGCTCATCGCCGATCTGGAGGCCGAGTTGAGCCGCCGGCCCCGGGTCAGCGGACCCGGGGTCGATCCCGGTCAGGTCCGCGTGACCCAGCGCCTGTCGCGTCTGCTCGAGACCGCCAAGAGGGAGGCCGACCGCCTCAAGGACGAGTACGTCTCGGTGGAGCACCTGCTCGTCGCCCTGCTGGAGGAGGGGGATGAGAGCGCCGCCGGGCGGCTGCTCCACCAGCAGGGGCTGACCAGGGACGCCTTCCTCAGGGAGCTCACCGCGGTCCGCGGCAACCAGCGGGTCACCTCGGCGATGCCCGAGGTCGCCTATGAGGCACTGGCGAAGTACGGGCGGGACCTGGTCGCCGACGCCGCCGCGGGCAAGCTCGATCCCGTCATCGGGCGCGACAGTGAGATCCGCCGCACCATCCAGATCCTGTCCCGCAAGTCCAAGAACAATCCGGTCCTGGTCGGCGACCCCGGGGTAGGCAAGACCGCCATCGTCGAGGGTCTCGCCCAGCGGATCAGTAACGGTGACGTGCCCGAGGGGCTCAGGGACAAGACGGTCTTCAGCCTCGACATGGGCGCGTTGGTGGCCGGCGCCAAGTACCGGGGTGAATTCGAGGAACGTCTCAAGGCGGTGCTCACCGAGGTGGTGGCCGCCGAGGGGCGGATCCTGCTCTTCGTCGACGAGGTGCACACGGTCGTGGGCGCGGGCGCGGCCGAGGGCTCCATGGACGCGGGCAACATGCTCAAGCCCATGCTGGCCCGGGGCGAGCTGCACATGATCGGGGCGACGACCCTGCAGGAGTACCGCAAGTACATCGAGAAGGACGCCGCTCTGGAGCGGCGGTTCCAACCGGTGATGGTCGACGAGCCCTCGGTCGAGGACGCCGTCTCCATCCTGCGCGGCCTGCGCGAGCGGCTTGAGGTCTTCCACGGCGTGACGATCCAGGACGCCGCACTGGTGGCCGCCGTCGTGCTGAGCCACCGTTACATCTCCGACCGGTTCCTCCCCGACAAGGCCATCGACCTGGTGGACGAGGCGTGCGCGATGCTCCGTACGGAGATCGACTCGATGCCCGCCGAGCTCGACGAGCTCACCCGCAGGGTGATGCGGCTGGAGATCGAGGAGGCCGCGCTGGCCAAGGAGGAGGACCAGCCGAGCAGGTCCCGGCTGGAGGAACTGCGCAGGGAACTCGCCGATCTGCGGGCCGAGGCCGACTCCATGCGGGCGCAGTGGGAGGCCGAGCGGCAGGCGCTGCGCGCGGTCCAGACCCTGCGCGAGGAGATAGAGCACGTACGCACCGAGGCCGAGCGCGCCGAACGCGACTACGACCTCAACCGCGCCGCCGAGCTGCGGCACGGCCGGCTGCCCGAGCTCGAACGGCGCCTGCAGGCCGAGGAGGAGCGCCTGCGGACCAAGCAGGGCGCCGGGCGGCTGCTCCGTGAGGTCGTGACCGAGGACGAGATCGCGATGATCGTCTCCAGGTGGACCGGCATCCCGGTGAACCGCCTGCAGGAAGGGGAACGGGAGAAGCTGCTCCGGCTGGACGAGATCCTGCACGAGCGGGTGATCGGCCAGGACGAGGCGGTGCGGCTGGTGGCCGACGCCGTCATCAGGGCCCGCTCGGGCATCAAGGACCCGCGCCGCCCGATCGGGTCGTTCATCTTCCTGGGGCCGACGGGGGTGGGCAAGACCGAGCTGGCCAAGGCGCTCGCGACGGCGTTGTTCGACACCGAGGACAACATGGTCCGCATCGACATGAGCGAGTACCAGGAGCGTCACACGGTCAGCCGTCTCGTCGGCGCTCCCCCCGGTTACGTCGGATACGACGAGGGCGGCCAGCTCACCGAGGCCGTACGGCGCAAGCCGTACTCGGTGGTGCTCTTCGATGAGGTGGAGAAGGCCCATCCGGACGTTTTCAACACGTTGTTGCAGGTCCTGGACGACGGGCGGCTCACCGACGCGCAGGGCAGGACCGTCGACTTCCGCAACACCGTCCTCATCATGACCTCCAACCTCGGCTCCATGTATCTCCTGGAAGGCGTCACGCCGAGCGGGGAGATCAAGCACGACGCCCAGGAGCAGGTCATGGCGGAGCTGCGTTCGCACTTCCGCCCGGAGTTCCTCAACCGGATCGACGACATCGTGATCTTCAAGCCGCTCACCCTGCAGGAGATCGAGCGCATCGTCGAGCTGATGTTCGGTGAGTTGCGGACGCGGCTCGACGAGCGGGGGGTGGGGCTGGAGGTGTCAGCCGAGGCGCGTGCGTACATCGCCGAGCGGGGATACGACCCGGTGTACGGCGCGCGCCCGCTGCGCCGGTTCATCGCCAGGGAGGTCGAGACCCGTATCGGGCGCGCACTGCTCACCGGTGCCGTGGACGAGGGCGGCGTGGTCCGGGTCGATCTGGCCCAGGGCGAGCTCGTCGTCACCTACGGATGA
- a CDS encoding DedA family protein: MHVDEWLQAIPPVWVCALVGLVIGVESLGIPLPGEIVLVSSALLAAQGVVDPLWVGISASAGAVIGDSIGYAIGRKGGQPLFDRLGRRFPKHFGPAHIAKAGHYFHRYGMWTVFFGRFIALLRILAGPLAGALRMPYWRFLTANVLGGIAWAGGTTAVIYYLGRVAEKWLKGFSWVGLGLAVLLGVTTTLIVKRRAARLVGQESGESAAAG; this comes from the coding sequence ATGCATGTCGACGAATGGCTTCAGGCGATTCCTCCCGTGTGGGTCTGTGCCCTGGTCGGACTGGTGATCGGGGTGGAGAGCCTGGGCATCCCGCTGCCCGGGGAGATCGTTCTGGTCAGCTCGGCGCTGCTGGCGGCGCAGGGAGTGGTCGATCCGCTCTGGGTCGGGATCTCCGCCAGCGCCGGTGCCGTCATCGGCGACTCCATCGGCTACGCCATCGGCCGCAAGGGCGGCCAGCCCCTGTTCGACAGGCTGGGGCGCAGGTTCCCCAAGCACTTCGGGCCGGCCCACATCGCCAAGGCGGGGCACTACTTCCACCGGTACGGCATGTGGACGGTGTTCTTCGGCCGGTTCATCGCGCTGCTGCGGATCCTGGCCGGTCCGCTCGCCGGAGCCCTCCGCATGCCGTACTGGAGATTCCTCACCGCCAACGTGCTCGGCGGGATCGCCTGGGCGGGCGGGACCACCGCCGTCATCTACTACCTGGGCAGGGTCGCCGAGAAGTGGCTCAAGGGCTTCTCCTGGGTCGGGCTGGGGCTCGCCGTGCTGCTCGGCGTCACGACCACGCTGATCGTCAAGCGCCGGGCCGCCAGGCTGGTCGGCCAGGAGAGCGGGGAGTCCGCGGCGGCGGGGTGA
- a CDS encoding chaperone modulator CbpM: MIYALTRPRRLDLESFARVTGTHPDLVRRLVVLGVLDAQSDAAGALWFPVAQVYAMARIQRLRAGFTLNYAALGLVVDLLDRIAELETAQRNRSRITGGPQWT; encoded by the coding sequence ATGATCTATGCCCTCACCCGGCCGCGGCGGCTGGACCTGGAGTCGTTCGCCCGGGTCACCGGGACGCACCCGGATCTGGTGCGGCGCCTTGTCGTCCTGGGCGTGCTCGACGCGCAGTCCGACGCGGCCGGAGCCCTGTGGTTCCCGGTGGCCCAGGTATACGCCATGGCGCGGATTCAGCGTCTGCGCGCGGGATTCACGCTCAACTACGCCGCACTCGGTCTGGTGGTCGACCTGCTCGACCGCATCGCGGAGCTGGAGACGGCCCAGCGCAATCGTTCCCGCATCACAGGAGGCCCGCAGTGGACGTGA